AGAGGCCATACCCAACAAAAATAGTAAAGATAAAAAGTAGGAAAGGATTAGCCGAAGCATTTGCAACGTCCTGGACACCAAATAATACTACATCCTCCATCTGCGAGATATGATCAAAAGTTGTGTTTGAGATAAAAAGAGCGTACCCTATGAAATTTTAGAATCAAAAACAAATTTTATAGGAGATACGCTCATGAAGAATGATGTCATTTTTTTGGATAAATTTCACGCAACAAGTGAAATGAACAGCTTGCTGGAACAAACTTTGAGGGAAGGAGCTCGCCTGTTGCTTCAACAGGCTATTGAAAATGAAGTCAATGAATACCTGGAATCGATGAAAGGCAGGAGGGATTTCGAGGGAAGAAAACAATTTGTCCGCAACGGCTACCTCCCTGAAAGAGAAGTACAAACAGGAATCGGACCGATATCAGTGAAGCAACCTAGAATGACCTGCTCCCCTGAAATCGGTCCATATAAAATTAGAGGTTTGTGTAAACTATTAACCACAAAAAGGAACACAAGCCATGAAAAAAAGATTTTCGGAAGAACAAATAATAAATGTTCTCAATGAAGTAAAAGCAGGTCTTAAAGTCGAAGAAGCCTGTCGCAAATACGGAATTTCAAATGCTACTTACTACAACTGGAAAGCTAAATTTGACGGTATGGTTGCTTCAGATGCAAAAAAGCTTCGCTCTCTTGAAGCAGAAAACAACAAGCTAAAGCGATTGGTTGCTGAGCAAGCTCTCGACATCGTAGCTTTGAAGGATGTTGTTTCGCGAAAGTGGTAACCCCGCGAGCCAAGAAGGCATGCGTGCAAATTCTTGTAAAACAACACAAGAGAAGTGAGCGGCGCGCATGTCAGCTTGTTGGGGTTCATCGATCGGTTGTACGATACAGCTCAAGAAAACAAGATGAAACCGCTCTTATAACCAAGATAAAACAAATCGCTTACGAGAAACGGCGGTTTGGATATCGTCGCATACATATGATACTCAAACGCGAAGGCGTGAAAGTCAATCATAAAAAGGTGTACCGTATTTACCGTGCCTGTGGATTAAAGGTCCTGAAGAGAGGGGGAAGAAAACGCGCTATTGGCTCAAGAAGAGCTCAAGATAAACCTTTCGCTCGCAATCAACAGTGGGCTCTTGATTTTGTCCATGATGCTCTAGCTAATGGCAGGAGAATCAGGCTCCTGACTGTGATTGATACCTACACCAGAGAATGCCTTCGGATATTTGTGGACACATCTATAAATGGGAGGAAGGTAACAGAGATATTAAGCGAAATTATGGTTGCAAATGGAAAGCCAAAGGTAGTCCTTAGTGATAACGGAACAGAGTTTACCTCGAATACCGTGCTAAAATGGTCGTCTGATCAGGGAATAGATTGGCAATACATAGAGCCAGGGAAACCATATCAAAATGGTAACATAGAGAGTTTTAACGGTGTCAACAACGGTTTAAAATTGACCCACTTTTTCTAAAATCAGCGGTTTAAAATTGACCCACCCACATACTTTTTCTTTAGCTGCCCGCAGATCCGAAGCCGCGCCGAGCTAGCCACCCCGCAGCTCGGCGAGGCGCGGCAAGGATCTTAGCCTTCTTCTTTGGGATTAAAAATTCCCATCTTCTTTTTTTCTTTTAAACGATAGCTGTCTCCCTTAATCGGAATGATGTGGCTATGGTGCAACAGCCTGTCCAACAAAGCCGATGTCAATGCCTGGTCTCCGGAAAGAGACTTGTCCCATTGGGAAAAATTCAAGTTCGAGGTCACTATTGTCGACCCTTTTTCGTATCGCTTGGCAATGACTTGGAAAAAATGATCTGCTTGATGCCTTTGCAGGGGCAAATATCCTAGTTCATCAATAATCAATAACTTGGATGATAAAATTCCATTGCGAAACACAACTTCGTATTTGCCCTCCTTATACGCATTCTCAAGCAGTACCACAAGGTCTGCTGCTGTGATAAACCGAGCTTTTAACCCTGACTGGGTGGCTAAATATCCCAACGCTATTGCCAAGTGGGTTTTGCCAACTCCACTTGGACCGAGAAACACAATGTTTTCCGCTCTTTGGATGAATCCCAGGCTTGCCAACCCCATTATTTGCTTTTTATCAACTCCTTGAGCGAAGCTAAAATCAAACTGCTCCAAAGTCTTTATTGAGGGAAAACCGGCAAATCGCGTAAGGGTATTTTGCCTTCTTGTTTGTCTCGCTAAATACTCTGATTGCAACACTTGCTCTAAAAAATCCACATAGCTTTTATCCTCTTTGACAGCCTCTGATGCAAGGGATTGAAATTGGTTCTCAATTCCGATCAAGTTCAGCTTCTGGCACAAATCTTCGATTCTCTCATGTTGGAGATTCATATCATATCCCCCGTCATTTCATAGATCTCTAAAGGGTGTGGTCGGACAATTTCAATTTGTCGTATTTGACATCTTTTATCGGAAAAATAAGCGGGAGCCAATGGCTGCAAATGCTTAGATTCTTCCACAAACCTTCGTTGGGGAGTTGACTTCAACTCTTTGATCCATCGCTTGTTTGCAATTTCCGACAGCCATTTCTTTACTTCATAGTTCAAAGAATAGAGGTCGTGATCTTCCTTTGTCACCAGAGGATAATAGAAACTGCGTTTTAAATATCCGATGAATCTCTCGACTTTTCCTTTGGTTTTAGCTCTGTATGGACGGCATAGACGGGGGATGAATCCCCAGTGTTTAGAAAAGTCCCAAAAAGCCTTCTGAAAACCATGTTGAGATGGCCCATATTTATCCCTTTGAATGACAACGGTTTTCATGTTGTCGTACAACAACTCCTTACAAAAACCGCCAAAATACTCAAATGCATTTTGATGACATCTCATCAGGCTCTCTTCGTTCGTGGATTGAACAAACTCAACGTATGCGCATCTGCTGTATCCCAAGATCATGACGAAAGCGTATAACCCTTTGCTTACCACTGTCCAGTCCACCTGAGCCTGATGCCCAGGAGGAGTTTCAAATCGCACAACTCTTTTTTGGGACTCTACTTGCTTTTTTCCTTTTCTTACCCAGTCTCGCAAAATTGTAATCCCTCCTTGATAGCCGAGTTCTTTGATCTCGCGATACAGAACAGTAGCCGGAATAAAATGGCGCCCGGCATTTTTTATCCGTTTTTCAAGAAACGCTTTAAATGGATCCAATTTCGATGGCCGCTTCTGGTTTGAGTGATATTTTGGCGGCTTCTTTGATCTTAAATATTTCCTTACTGTGTTTCTCGACAAACATAGTTCATTGGCTATCTGTCGAATTCCCTTTCCTTGTTTTCTTAAAATTTGAATTTCCATGAAATACTCCTGAGTGATCATTTCTACCCCCTCGATATAAAGGGGATTGTTTACTCAGGGTGGGTCAAAATTCAACCGCTCAGCTGGGTCATTTTATCACCGTTGCTAACAACGGCAAGCTTCGAGATGAATGTTTGAATGAAAATTGGTTTTTAAATTTATCAGATGCAAGGAGAATTGTCGGAAAGTGGGCTAATGAATACAATTTATATCGTCCACATAGTGCACTTGGAGGACTGACGCCTCACGAGCTGGCTAGCCAGCTCAGTGAGTGTTTGAACTCTAGTGAAAAAATGCTACAGTTAACAGGAACCTCTAGTTGAAACTGGACCTAATTATGGGGCAAGGTCACAATAGGTATTATTTAAAAAAGAGGCAAGAAAAAGAGGTAGGGAAGTCATTTAGAGTGATTCCGAATCTCTTCTTACTTGCTCTCTAGTAATTATAACTTTTTGGTGACATAAATCAGGTCGTTTTTATCCTGTTCATCTAAATAGTCGCGCCACTTTTCTGCTAACCAAGAAAAATCTTCCAACAGATCAACAATTCCACCATATCCAGAAGGAGCACATTCTCCTTGATAAATGAGCATAATAGAAAAATCCTCTTCATCGATTTCTAGGAAAGTTTGTATATCCAACCGATCAAACGGAGCTTTTTTTCTTAACGATTCACGGACGCTATTTGGAATATAATTGCCTCCACAGTAGACTGGTGTTGACAGTGTAAGCCGCGATCCACACTCCAACATATGCACAGACACCGCAAATCCATTCAAATAAATTTGCGCCTGTTCGGCATGTGACAATTCTTGTAATAATCTATTAATCTCTTTATCAATTAACATGACCCAGTCCTTGTTGAATAGATTTTCTGTTTCCGCAATCATAACCCTAAAACTCAAATACCTAATACTTTTCTCCTTCACCTATATTATAGTATATATTTGAATAAAAAAGAAGAGGCGAGGGTTGAAAAATAATTATAACATCCAATTAATAGGATCGAGTTTATTTTGGGTTAAAATCTCGTTAATTTTTGAGAAGTGTCGGCACCCAAAAAACCCTTTGTGAGCAGCAAGAGGAGAGGGATGTGCAGCTGTGAGCACACTTAATGCCGGATGTTCTTTGAATTCGGCAACGTGCTCGACTTTTTTCTTCGCGTAGTTTCCCCAGAGAACAAAGATGAGAGGATCTTTTTTTTGGCAAAGCTTTGCAATGACAGAGTCAGTGAATCTTTCCCATCCTTTTCCTTGGTGTGAGTTGGCGCTATGTGCACGAACTGTGAGAACGGCGTTAAGCAAAAGAACGCCTTGTTCTGCCCAGGAAACGAGATTTCCCTTTATTGGGATAGGAAGTCCGAGATCGTCGTGAATTTCTTTGAAGATATTTTGCAAAGATGGAGGAGCAGGAACGTTTTCCGGCACACTGAATGAAAGACCGTGTGCTTGTCCAGGTCCGTGGTAGGGATCTTGTCCGACAATGACAACGCGAACTTTATCATAGGGCGTATGTTTAAAGGCGTTGAATACAAGATTTCTAGGAGGGTAGATTGAATGATGGGAGCGTTCTTTGACGAGGAAATTTGAGAGGTTTTTCATGTAGTCTTTTTTGAATTCATCTGCAAGCACTTGATCCCATGAGGGTTCGATCATGCAGTTTTTACTGCTCGTACGTATATCGACCATAATTCAAAATATAATTTCGCACATTATTGGATGGCTGTTGAGTTTCAAATTTTGAATCATAACAGGTATCACTCCTTGACTAGAATAGGTGGAAATCTTAACATGTACGCTCATCTTAAGGAAGTAGAAAAATGAGTCTTGAAGATAACAACTTAATTCGATTTACCCGTATTTCCAAGAAGAAAGAGGGTTTGTTTGCCAATTTTAAGGCCAAAGGTGTTCGTGGCGGCACGGCATTTACGGCGAGTATTGCGGTGGATTTAAATTCAGCTGAGGTGGATCCAGCGGATTCTTTAGAGAAGATTATTGAGGAATGTGCGAAGATTGCTGAGCGCGATATCAAGAAATCTAATTTGCAGTTCGAGGGATTGCACGCGATTTAATTTTTCATTCACGATTATCTGGGTGTAGCGCAGCTTGGCCAGCGCACTTGCATGGGGTGCAAGGGGTCGGAGGTTCGAATCCTCTCACCCAGATTCTTTTTAATCAAAGACTTACGAAGATCTATTCGTTTTTCCCAAGCCTTTGATTTTCTTTAGGTGGTGGATAGGTGGTGGATGATACCACTTAAAACACGAGTTAAAAATGAGAACTTTATATGATTTATACACCTCCGCCCCCTCCGGCTATAATGTATCAAGCCGAAGAAAACTATTTCCCTCAGTGCAAGCCTTATTACTATGAATGCGATGGTTGCATCATTAACTTGGCCGCTGCCACTAAGTTTTACGTGGATCACTTTCCTTTTACTTCTTATTATTGGCCTCGAGCCAAAATAGGTAGCAATTCATACCAACTAACCTCATCAATGAGCAGCCATGAAGAGGCAATGCAGTTTTTGAAGGAGTTGATCGCTAAAATTGAAGAAGCTAATAACAAGCATTAACAACCAAAAGGCTCTCTACTTTCCTTTGCATGAAGGACATCCTTTTGAAGAAACACGACCACGAATTTCGCTATATTTTTCATGTCCATTTTTACACATCCACCACACCTTCTTTGCGCTTCCAGGCAATTCGTTTATCGGATTTCTCTCGTTTTTAGAGAAATCCCAATCAGCAGCAATTTCAGGGTGCTTTATTTTAAGGCTATCTTCCGGTAAAACCTTTTTTCCAGAACAATAAGGACAGCCACCTTTTTTGGATCGTGTTTTGTCGTAAATTTTTGATTTGAAAGAATGAGAAGGATTTCTTGGACAAACCCAAAAGACTTCAACATCACTCCCAGGCAAAACATCAAATGGGGAAAGGGGAGCATTTCTATTAAAATCCCACTCACAGATGACTTCGGGATTACTCAAGGCTAAATTATTTTCAGCAGAGGCTTCCTTTCCTTTACAAATTTTACATCCATTATTGTCTAAACATCGATCAGCTATTCTAGCTTTCCACTCATGCCCACTCCTACACCTCCACCATGCCGCATGATTACTTCCAGCTGAGAATTCTAAAGAAGTTAGATGATTATTTTTTGTTGGATGCCATTCTTTAGCAATTGACGGATGTGTTTTATCTAAAGATCCATTTTTTTCCACAGTTTTTTTCCTTTGAGATTTTGCTCTGTCATCGTTAGCACATACAGGACAACCAGATCCTTTATGGCGATTCCAAACCGTAGCTTCCCATTCATTTTCACAAGTCTTACAGTACCACCAAATCCTTTGATTAGACCTAGGGGTTAATGTGAAAGCTGTGATATTCCCATTCTTAGAAGGATGTAGCTCTGAAGCAAGTTGCGGATTCTGCACTGCTAAGTTATTACATTCGTCAGGATAATAACCTCTACAAAAAGGGCATCCGCTTCCCTTTCCATTATTAGCTTTAGTGCGACTTAATATTGTAGCGAGCCAAGAGTGGTTTTGTTGACATTTCCACCAAACTTCTATTCCAGATCCAAATGTAAAGGCTTGTGGGGTTTTAGAGCCATTTTTCTCAAAGTCCCATTCCTTACATAATTCGGGATGAGTTTTATCTAAAGATTGATCTGGTTGTAAAAAATTCTGAATCAATTGATCTGCATAAGCTTCATTCATTAAATTTGAGCTCTGAAGATATTCTTTAGCTTTTGATTTTTCAGGCTCGATAAGTTCAACTACTTGCAACGTTTTATGTATGAACTCTTTTACACTCCTATGGAGACTGGTCATTTGATTTTTGATTGTTCCTGATTCATCAAATAAAATATCACTAGGACTTAATTTTTCTAAACTAGAACCTCTAATATTGAAAATATTAATACCTAACGAAGATAGCTTATCTTTTTTTTTCTTATCTTTATCTTGTTTACCCTGATGATAATAGCCACCATCCACCTCGACCCCTAATTGATATTTTTCAATAAAGATATCGCATTCAATCCCATCTATAATCTTTCTCTGAACTGCAGTAAAAAATACATATTTTATTTCAGCAAAGAATTTTAATTCGACTTTAGATGTTGCGGGAGAACAATGAGGGCAGCCTGATTGTAATCTTGTTCTATTTCCTAAAGCTGTTAACCATTCATGACCTCTTAAACACTGCCACCATATTCTGCGACTGTTATAGGGGGAAATCTCATGTGGTTTACATGAGTTTTTCCTCGGATGCCACTCTAAAACAAAATGTGGAAATAAGTCAGCAAAGCTGTAACCTGGACGGAAATTTCGACCAGAACAATATGGGCATCTATGACCCCTAGTTTGACTTTGAATTGTTGCCTCATAAGTTTCTGAACAATTGTTACAAATCCACCACGCCTTCTTGCCACTACCGTATGTAAAATCAATTGGTTTCTTAGTTTCATTTTTAGATGGATGCCATCTTTTTGCAATTTCAGGATGAGTTGTTTGAAGATTATTTTTCTCGGTAGCTTGTTTAGGCATAAAACTATGATTTTTTTGTTTTGTTAAATTGACTTTTTTTACAAATTGGGCACCCCCTGCCTTTCGCTCTATTATTAATAGTCGCTTCCCATTCGTGTCCCATAGAACACTGCCACCACACTTTTTTACCTGAATTTGGAGTCACCTCTCTAGGAGAAATAGAAATGTTTTTTTGATAATTCCACTCACTTGATAGAGAAGGATTTATCACTGCAAGGTTATAAGAGGACGAAGTTTTTTTTCCTGCGCAAAATGGACACCCAGTACCTCTCGTTCTACTTGCAATGGAAGTTTCCCACATATGCTCAGCATTTTTAGAACATAACCACCAGACTTTGACATTAGAATTAGGACGAAAACAAGATGGAGTAGACGCACCATTTTTTATAGGATGCCATTCTTTAGCAATCTCGGGGTAAGACAATTCAAAGTTGTCAAAACTACTAGCTTTTTTTCCTGAACAAAATGGACATCCATTTCCTTTTCTTCGTGCTGTTACTGCGGTTTCCCATTCATGACCTTTTGGACATTTCCACCAAACCTTTCTGCCACTACACTTTGTAACTTCTTTAGGGCTTAGAGAATTTTTAGTCGGATGCCATTCTTGTGCTAAATTTGGAAAGCAATAAGCTAGGGAATTTTTTAAAGAAACTTTTTTACCACAACAGTAAGGACAAGTGGGATGCTGAATACGAGAAACAATACTATTCTGCCATTCGTGATCATCACCTTTGGGACACTTCCACCACACATTAATACTGCTTCCACAACTTAACATTGACGGGAGTAACGAACCATTTTTTGTCGGATGCCATTCTTTCGCTAAATATGGAGAGTTATCAACAAAAGAGCCTTTATTGAGAACGGCCTTTCTAATGCCATTTTTACCTCTATTATTTTTATTATAACATTCAAGACACTCCTTATTTCCACTTTGAACTCTTCTCCAAACAGATGCTTTCCATGAAAAACCACAAGAACATTTCCACCAAACCTTTTTGCTGCTTCCTGCTGTTACCTCAGAAGGTTTAAGGGGTCTGTTTTTTTCATAGTCCCATTGAAGAGCGAGGGAAGGGTGTAATGTATTAAGCGCATTATCAACAGAAACACGCTTTCCTGAACAAAATGGACAGCCTTTACTTTTGACACGACTATTGATTTTTCCTTTCCAGACATGAGAAGGATTATTTTTACATTTCCAATAGACCGAAACTTCACTTCCTGGAGAAAAACTCTTTGGAGCCAAGTAACTATTTTTTTTATAATCCCAATCTAAAACTAAATCAGGAAAGAGATGAGCTATACTCTCTTCTTCAGGTACCTTCCATACATCATTAAGTATTTTTTTAAAAAGTTCTTCATTAACAATTTTCCTTTTGGAAAGATACTCATCTATGTTTTTTGTTTCGGAAGCAGAAAAATAAAATTCTTTTTTTATATAATTCAAAAGACGAACAATAATTTGTAAATGAGATTCTTTTTTCCGATAAAAAATGTCATACTCACCAGTAGTACCTAGACGCTCGTCCCTTAACCGTACAAGAGTTATATCATTTGTATAGAAATGAGTATTTTTAAGTTTATCTTGGTCTTCCCTGTCTTTATGCCAAGGATATCCATCAACTTCAAAAGCCAATTTTAATCCTGGGATAAAAATATCGCACTCACGCCCAGCCACACGTTTACGCCACATCACTTTCGAAAAAATACTCTTTAGCTCAACATAAATGCGAATTTCCAATTGAGACGTCTGGTAAGTACATTTAGGACAACCATGATTTTTTCGAGCACTAATAGGAACGCACCATTCATGTCCCTTAGAACAGCGCCACCATGCTCTATATCCACTACCTACTGTAAATTCGGACGGTGTGTGAGTCCCATTTTTTGTTGGATGCCATTGGGAAGCAATTTCAGGAGATCTTTCAGCTAATGATCCATCACGTTTGATTAATGATGCTATTCGTCGTTGACCTATAACCAATTTTAAACAATGTGGACATTCACTTTTTCCTCTACTTGTCCTGTTTGAAACAGCTACAATCCATTCATGCCCCTTTGAACACAGCCACCATACTTTTTTATGACTGGCATAAGTGACGTCAGATGGTCTCAAAAAGCCATTTTTTGTTGGGTGCCATTCATCTGCTACTTTGGGATGCGTTGTTGATAGACTGTTAGATAAAACCACTTTTCTTCCGGAACAGATGGGACAACCTCTTCCTTTCGTTCGGTTTGAAATAGTCGCTTCCCACTCATGATCTTTACCTTTTGAGCATTGCCACCAGACTTTTTTTCCACTAGAAGAAGTAACATTTTCCGGTGATAAGTCCCCATTTTTCGTAGGATGCCACTCAAGCACTAAATGAGGTTGTTGCTCAGCCAGACAACCCCTACTTTTCAATATGGAGGAGAAGTGTTTAGTCCATGCAGATTTTGCTTTACATTTAGGACAGGCTGTACCGTTTGATCTGTGGTATATCGGTGCCTGCCACTCATGACCGCACATGTTACAAAGCCACCAAGGACGTTTACCACTTTTTGCAAATAATTTATTTGGATCCATATCTCCATTTTTAACGGGATGCCATTCTCGAATCAGATTTTCTGATATTTTTTGTCGCTTGTTTTTCGACATATTCATTTTTCCTGTTCAAAATTGGTATAAGACTAAGATATAATTAAGGTAAATGTCAATTGTTTTTGTTGACAAACACCTGGAAATCATGATAAAAGGTTTTCTTTCTTGTAATGATATCTTTGGGAGGATCATCCTTGCATATAAAACCTTTCAACCAAACGCTTCAAGATTTCGTCCGAGTCGTAAGTTGCGAAAAAAGTAACAGCATCAATACGACTAATGCTAGCGAACAAGAACACATGCTCGACTATCTAATACAACTCATGCAATACTGCGTACGATTTGATCAGAACAATATTCCGAAAGAACTACACCTTCACCCTGAGTTTTTTGCACTTCCTAATGTAGAAACATTTTTCACCAGCCTGTTTGATAATCTACACGAAAGTCTTTTCCCCAAGGCAAAAAACGTCTTTCTGCAAGGACTTTCCTTCATCGTTAAATACATCGGCTTACCTAAAAGTAGAGAAGTTATGTATGGGCTGATGGAAAAGCTTCAAAATCGCTTCCCCACTCTCAAAGAGATGCATGACAAGGCAATCGAAAATTTCATAGAGGAATTCTTTCGTCCCACAATAGGAGAATTTCTCGACAAATATAAGGTAAATAAAAGGCTCTTACAGATTGCATTTCCAACCATTTATGAACTCTTTGTTACCCCTCTTGATACTGTCCATGATCGTAAATTATTCAATTTTTATTGCAATCCATGGATCTATCAGCCGATTATGGATTATCTTGCGAAATATCCTCAATCTAATGAAGCGCCTCTAAACTTTCTTGAAGACCGTCTTCAAGCTATTCATGCAAGTACAACTACCGAATCATGGGAAGAGCTCTCAAAAAAAGCACATAACTTATGCACCCATAGCTCTAATTTAGAACAATTTGCAATTGCATGCTGCGGTTTATTGGGGGAAATAAAAACTGCTGCCCAGATTAGGTCAAAAGGCACTGTGATTTTTTTGCCGGAAAAGAGCGATGAAGGAAAAAACTGCGATCTTCTGGTAATTGATCCAATAGGCAAGCTGGAACTCATTGAATGCAAAGCCAAAACTCCGCGACATGGGCTTGAAGAGACAACAGCTGGAGTAACCCAAATATGGGATGATTTTTTTACTAACTTTAGTTTGGCAATTCACTCTTATGTAGACTATCATCAAAAAGCTATTCAAAACCCATTAGGTTTCTCCGAATGTTTTCCTCTTTTATCAGCCTTTGAAGGCAGCAGTTATGCCCAAGCACTTCCTCTCATCCAATCAATTCCGAGCACAACAGGAAATGTCACTCTTAAAAAATGGACAGCGGAGCAAAAAATAAGTCATTTGTTACGTGCTCTATTTTTGCGCCCTCTTGTCCTTGATCCTTGCTGCGTGCCATTACCACCTGAAGAAGAACGGCTTACACAAAGACAACAGGCAACAGAAACGACAATCAAAAATAAAGAATGGGTCATTTCGATTTTTAACAAGGCCACCAAACAATTGGAAGATACCTACCACCGACTCACAGCAGAAGGACAAACCGTTAATAAACTGCTGGTCGCTCTCGACCTGGAATTATCCTATCGTCTTTTGCACGATCATTTTAGCTATAACAATGGAAACATCGCAGAGGTTGCCGAACAAGCGCTTTATGAAACGTTTGAACCTTACAGAACAACTTTTGCAAAGAAAAATCTCAATCTTGGCCTATTGCTTATTCAACCATGAGGATTTTCGTAATAAAACTAGAAGCCCTATTTATTAAATTAAAAAAATATTTTTTTTCATAACTAGGGCAGGGCAATTTCATGAAAAATACTTGATACACTAAATTCTTTAGTATTAGACTCTTTAGTCAACCCCACCAAGGAGATGGATATGACTGAAGAAGATCTTGATCAAGACACCAGCAACGCTTTTAGAAAATCACTTGAAGAACACTTTGGCTGCCTCGACGATTACAGACGACAAGGTAGCATAAGGTATCGATTAATAGACATTCTGTTTATCACGATTTGCGCAGTGATAAGTGGAGCCAATGATCTCAAGGCTGTGGCGATGTATGCGCAGCGCAAGCGCCGCTGGCTAACGAGCACCCTTGCACTTGAGGATGACGTCCCATCCTACACTACCTTTTGGA
This genomic window from Waddlia chondrophila WSU 86-1044 contains:
- the istA gene encoding IS21 family transposase; this encodes MEIQILRKQGKGIRQIANELCLSRNTVRKYLRSKKPPKYHSNQKRPSKLDPFKAFLEKRIKNAGRHFIPATVLYREIKELGYQGGITILRDWVRKGKKQVESQKRVVRFETPPGHQAQVDWTVVSKGLYAFVMILGYSRCAYVEFVQSTNEESLMRCHQNAFEYFGGFCKELLYDNMKTVVIQRDKYGPSQHGFQKAFWDFSKHWGFIPRLCRPYRAKTKGKVERFIGYLKRSFYYPLVTKEDHDLYSLNYEVKKWLSEIANKRWIKELKSTPQRRFVEESKHLQPLAPAYFSDKRCQIRQIEIVRPHPLEIYEMTGDMI
- the istB gene encoding IS21-like element helper ATPase IstB, which translates into the protein MNLQHERIEDLCQKLNLIGIENQFQSLASEAVKEDKSYVDFLEQVLQSEYLARQTRRQNTLTRFAGFPSIKTLEQFDFSFAQGVDKKQIMGLASLGFIQRAENIVFLGPSGVGKTHLAIALGYLATQSGLKARFITAADLVVLLENAYKEGKYEVVFRNGILSSKLLIIDELGYLPLQRHQADHFFQVIAKRYEKGSTIVTSNLNFSQWDKSLSGDQALTSALLDRLLHHSHIIPIKGDSYRLKEKKKMGIFNPKEEG
- a CDS encoding IS3 family transposase → MQILVKQHKRSERRACQLVGVHRSVVRYSSRKQDETALITKIKQIAYEKRRFGYRRIHMILKREGVKVNHKKVYRIYRACGLKVLKRGGRKRAIGSRRAQDKPFARNQQWALDFVHDALANGRRIRLLTVIDTYTRECLRIFVDTSINGRKVTEILSEIMVANGKPKVVLSDNGTEFTSNTVLKWSSDQGIDWQYIEPGKPYQNGNIESFNGVNNGLKLTHFF
- a CDS encoding transposase; amino-acid sequence: MKKRFSEEQIINVLNEVKAGLKVEEACRKYGISNATYYNWKAKFDGMVASDAKKLRSLEAENNKLKRLVAEQALDIVALKDVVSRKW
- a CDS encoding integrase core domain-containing protein; translation: MGQNSTAQLGHFITVANNGKLRDECLNENWFLNLSDARRIVGKWANEYNLYRPHSALGGLTPHELASQLSECLNSSEKMLQLTGTSS
- a CDS encoding zinc-ribbon domain-containing protein; translated protein: MPKQATEKNNLQTTHPEIAKRWHPSKNETKKPIDFTYGSGKKAWWICNNCSETYEATIQSQTRGHRCPYCSGRNFRPGYSFADLFPHFVLEWHPRKNSCKPHEISPYNSRRIWWQCLRGHEWLTALGNRTRLQSGCPHCSPATSKVELKFFAEIKYVFFTAVQRKIIDGIECDIFIEKYQLGVEVDGGYYHQGKQDKDKKKKDKLSSLGINIFNIRGSSLEKLSPSDILFDESGTIKNQMTSLHRSVKEFIHKTLQVVELIEPEKSKAKEYLQSSNLMNEAYADQLIQNFLQPDQSLDKTHPELCKEWDFEKNGSKTPQAFTFGSGIEVWWKCQQNHSWLATILSRTKANNGKGSGCPFCRGYYPDECNNLAVQNPQLASELHPSKNGNITAFTLTPRSNQRIWWYCKTCENEWEATVWNRHKGSGCPVCANDDRAKSQRKKTVEKNGSLDKTHPSIAKEWHPTKNNHLTSLEFSAGSNHAAWWRCRSGHEWKARIADRCLDNNGCKICKGKEASAENNLALSNPEVICEWDFNRNAPLSPFDVLPGSDVEVFWVCPRNPSHSFKSKIYDKTRSKKGGCPYCSGKKVLPEDSLKIKHPEIAADWDFSKNERNPINELPGSAKKVWWMCKNGHEKYSEIRGRVSSKGCPSCKGK
- a CDS encoding zinc-ribbon domain-containing protein produces the protein MSKNKRQKISENLIREWHPVKNGDMDPNKLFAKSGKRPWWLCNMCGHEWQAPIYHRSNGTACPKCKAKSAWTKHFSSILKSRGCLAEQQPHLVLEWHPTKNGDLSPENVTSSSGKKVWWQCSKGKDHEWEATISNRTKGRGCPICSGRKVVLSNSLSTTHPKVADEWHPTKNGFLRPSDVTYASHKKVWWLCSKGHEWIVAVSNRTSRGKSECPHCLKLVIGQRRIASLIKRDGSLAERSPEIASQWHPTKNGTHTPSEFTVGSGYRAWWRCSKGHEWCVPISARKNHGCPKCTYQTSQLEIRIYVELKSIFSKVMWRKRVAGRECDIFIPGLKLAFEVDGYPWHKDREDQDKLKNTHFYTNDITLVRLRDERLGTTGEYDIFYRKKESHLQIIVRLLNYIKKEFYFSASETKNIDEYLSKRKIVNEELFKKILNDVWKVPEEESIAHLFPDLVLDWDYKKNSYLAPKSFSPGSEVSVYWKCKNNPSHVWKGKINSRVKSKGCPFCSGKRVSVDNALNTLHPSLALQWDYEKNRPLKPSEVTAGSSKKVWWKCSCGFSWKASVWRRVQSGNKECLECYNKNNRGKNGIRKAVLNKGSFVDNSPYLAKEWHPTKNGSLLPSMLSCGSSINVWWKCPKGDDHEWQNSIVSRIQHPTCPYCCGKKVSLKNSLAYCFPNLAQEWHPTKNSLSPKEVTKCSGRKVWWKCPKGHEWETAVTARRKGNGCPFCSGKKASSFDNFELSYPEIAKEWHPIKNGASTPSCFRPNSNVKVWWLCSKNAEHMWETSIASRTRGTGCPFCAGKKTSSSYNLAVINPSLSSEWNYQKNISISPREVTPNSGKKVWWQCSMGHEWEATINNRAKGRGCPICKKSQFNKTKKS
- the ung gene encoding uracil-DNA glycosylase gives rise to the protein MVDIRTSSKNCMIEPSWDQVLADEFKKDYMKNLSNFLVKERSHHSIYPPRNLVFNAFKHTPYDKVRVVIVGQDPYHGPGQAHGLSFSVPENVPAPPSLQNIFKEIHDDLGLPIPIKGNLVSWAEQGVLLLNAVLTVRAHSANSHQGKGWERFTDSVIAKLCQKKDPLIFVLWGNYAKKKVEHVAEFKEHPALSVLTAAHPSPLAAHKGFFGCRHFSKINEILTQNKLDPINWML